The proteins below are encoded in one region of Numenius arquata chromosome W, bNumArq3.hap1.1, whole genome shotgun sequence:
- the LOC141476675 gene encoding follistatin-like, producing MLNQRIHPGMLLLLMCLCHFMEDHTVQAGNCWLRQAQNGRCQVLYKTDLSKEECCKTSRLTTSWTEEDVNDNTLFKWMIFNGGAPNCIPCKETCENVDCGPGKKCKMNKKNKPRCVCAPDCSNITWKGPVCGLDGKTYRNECALLKARCKEQPELEVQYQGKCKKTCREVLCPGSSTCVVDQTNNAYCVTCNQICPEPTSHEQYLCGNDGITYASACHLRKATCLLGRSIGLAYEGKCIKAKSCEDIQCSAGKKCLWDFKVGRGRCALCDEPCPESKSDEAVCASDNTTYPSECAMKEAACSTGVLLEVKHSGSCNSINEDPEEEEEDEDQDYSFPISSILDW from the exons ATGTTAAATCAGAGAATCCACCCGGGCATGCTCTTACTTCTGATGTGTCTCTGCCACTTCATGGAAGATCACACAGTGCAGG CTGGGAACTGCTGGCTCCGGCAGGCGCAGAACGGCCGCTGCCAGGTCCTCTACAAAACTGACCTCAGCAAGGAGGAGTGCTGCAAGACCAGCCGCCTGACAACTTCATGGACGGAAGAGGACGTCAACGACAACACGCTTTTTAAGTGGATGATTTTTAATGGGGGAGCCCCAAACTGCATCCCGTGCAAAG AAACATGTGAGAACGTGGACTGTGGACCCgggaagaaatgtaaaatgaacaAGAAGAACAAACCTCGGTGTGTTTGTGCTCCGGATTGCTCTAATATCACTTGGAAGGGCCCCGTGTGTGGCTTAGATGGGAAAACCTACAGGAACGAGTGTGCCCTTCTCAAAGCCAGATGTAAAGAACAGCCCGAACTTGAAGTCCAGTATCAGGGCAAATGCAAAA agaCCTGTAGGGAAGTTTTATGCCCAGGCAGCTCCACATGTGTGGTTGATCAAACTAATAATGCTTACTGCGTGACATGTAATCAAATTTGCCCAGAGCCTACCTCCCATGAACAGTATCTCTGCGGGAATGACGGCATAACTTATGCCAGTGCCTGCCACCTGAGGAAAGCTACCTGCCTATTGGGCAGATCCATTGGATTAGCCTACGAAGGAAAATGCATCA AAGCCAAATCCTGTGAAGACATTCAGTGCAGTGCTGGGAAGAAATGCTTGTGGGATTTCAAGGTTGGCAGAGGTCGGTGCGCCCTCTGCGATGAGCCATGCCCTGAAAGCAAGTCAGATGAGGCAGTCTGTGCCAGCGATAACACGACTTACCCAAGTGAGTGTGCCATGAAAGAGGCAGCCTGCTCCACGGGTGTGCTTCTAGAAGTAAAGCACTCTGGATCTTGCAACT CCATTAATGAAGacccagaggaagaggaggaagatgaagacCAGGACTACAGCTTTCCTATATCTTCCATTCTAGACTGGTAA